Proteins from a single region of Micropterus dolomieu isolate WLL.071019.BEF.003 ecotype Adirondacks unplaced genomic scaffold, ASM2129224v1 scaffold_352, whole genome shotgun sequence:
- the LOC123967407 gene encoding trace amine-associated receptor 13c-like produces MEFEDRAELCFPQLLNTSCRKHTSSWSEAVLVNIVLSSISLLTVALNMLVITSVSHFRQLHTPTNIFLLSLAVSDFLVGLLFMPVEILKRSCWFLGDLVCSLYNCVSFSTTSSSVGNMVLISLDRYVAICDPLHYTTRITERRVKLCVCLCWFCSVFYSTLLFKDDLTQPGRHNSCDGKCVVVIDQIAGAVDLVLTFIVPVTVIIVLYMRVFVVAVSQARAMRSHITAVTQQISKTPKTKKSELKAARTLGVLVVVFLICFCPYYGLSLAGDSLLNASTSFGIYLFYFNSCLNPVIYAMFYPWFRKSVKLIVTLQILQPGSCEANIL; encoded by the exons ATGGAGTTTGAGGACAGGGCAGAGCTCTGCTTTCCACAACTCCTCAACACCTCCTGCAGGAAGCACACATCTTCTTGGTCTGAAGCTGTTCTTGTGAACATTGTGctgtcctccatctctctgctcACTGTGGCTCTCAACATGCTCGTCATCACCTCAGTGTCCCATTTCAG GCAGCTCCACACACCCACCaacatcttcctcctctctctggctgtctCAGACTTTCTCGTGGGTCTCCTGTTCATGCCAGTAGAAATCCTAAAAAGATCCTGTTGGTTTCTTGGTGACCTCGTGTGTTCTTTGTATAATTGTGTGTCTTTCAGCACTACCTCTTCCTCAGTAGGAAACATGGTGCTCATCTCACTCGACCGCTATGTTGCTATTTGTGACCCTCTGCATTATACCACCAGAATCACTGAGAGAAGAGTTaaactctgtgtttgtctgtgttggttctgttctgttttctacAGCACTCTTCTTTTTAAGGATGACCTGACTCAACCAGGCAGGCATAATTCCTGTGACGGAAAGTGTGTTGTTGTCATTGACCAAATCGCAGGAGCAGTTGACCTTGTTTTGACCTTTATTGTTCCAGTTACTGTCATCATAGTTCTGTATATGAGAGTGTTTGTAGTGGCTGTGTCTCAGGCTCGTGCCATGCGCTCTCACATTACAGCTGTCACACAGCAGATTTCAAAGACtccaaagacaaaaaaatctgaGCTGAAAGCAGCCAGGACGCTTGGTGTTCTTGTAGTTGTGTTTCTAATATGTTTCTGCCCATATTATGGCTTGAGCCTTGCAGGGGACAGCTTGCTCAATGCTTCTACATCCTTTGGGAtctatctgttttattttaactcgTGTCTAAACCCTGTGATTTATGCCATGTTTTATCCCTGGTTTAGAAAATCAGTCAAACTCATTGTTACTCTTCAGATACTGCAGCCTGGCTCCTGTGAGGCCAACATACTGTAG